From the genome of Rhizobacter sp. AJA081-3:
CGAACCGTCTTCGTCATCATCCCCGTGCCAGAATTCGGCAAACCTGAGGGCATTGTAAGTAAATGAAAGTCAACAAGGCGATCTTCCCCGTGGCCGGCCTCGGTACACGCTTCCTGCCGGCCACCAAGGCCCAACCCAAGGAGATGCTGCCTGTCGTCGACAAGCCGCTCATCCAGTACGCCGTCGAAGAAGCGTATGCCGCCGGCGTTCGCGAGATGATTTTCGTGACCGGCCGGCACAAGCGCCCCATCGAAGACCACTTTGACATGACCTTCGAGTTGGAGGTAGCCCTCGAACAGGCGGGCAAGCAGGACCTGCTGGACGTGGTACGCAGCGTCAAGCCGGACGACATGGAGTGCATCTACGTGCGCCAGCCGCAGGCGCTGGGCCTGGGCCATGCGGTGCTGTGCGGGCAGCGTCTGGTCGGCAACGAGCCCTTCGCCGTGCTGCTGGCCGACGACCTGATGGTCGGCGAAAAGCCGGTGCTGCAGCAGATGACCGAGGCCTATGCCGAATGGCGCACCTCGATCCTGGCAGTGCAGGAGGTGCCGGCCGAGCACACCCGGCGCTACGGCATCGTGGCCGGCAACCCGGTCAACGACCGCATGATCGACATCCAGCGCATCGTCGAGAAGCCGGCGCCGGAGGATGCGCCTTCACGCCTGGGGGTGGCCGGGCGCTACATCCTCACACCGGGGGTTTTCCACGAGATCATGAACCAGCCGCGCGGCGTGGGCGGCGAGATCCAGCTCACCGATGGCATCGCCGGGCTGCTGCGGCGCGAGAAGGTGTTTGCCTACCGCTACGACGGCAAGCGCTATGACTGCGGCAGCAAGGAAGGATTCCTGCAGGCCAACGTCGAACTGGCGCTGGCCCACCCGCTGCTCGGGCCGGGCTTCCGCGAGTACCTGAAGACGCTGAAGCTCTGAGCCGCGCCGCCGTTCAGCGGCGACGCAGGAAGTGGATGAACTCGTCGTTCGCCGACGATTGCTCCACCAGCTCGTTGCCGGTCTGGCGCGCGAAGGCCTGGAAGTCGCGCAGCGAGCCCGGGTCGGTGGCCACGACCTTGAGAACGTCTCCGCTCTTCATGTCGGCCAGGGCTTTCTTGGCCTTCAGGATGGGCAGCGGGCAGTTCAGGCCGCGGGTGTCGATCTCTTTCTGGGCGTCCATGGCGATCCTCGGAGGGAGACGAATTCTAACTAGACCGGCCGCGGCGGCAGGTCGATGAACTGTGGCACAAACCCGCGCCCGCGCAGCCAGTCGGCCAGCGCGTAGCCGGTGCCGGCGGGCCAGCAACGCACCGCCTCGGGTGGGAAGAGCCGGTATTCAGCGAGCTCCGGCGACAGGTGGATCGGCCCATGTGCGAGCACGTGGTAGGCGATGATCACCTGGTTCATGCGCTGGAAGTCGTAGACGCCGATCAGGTCGACGGCATCGACCTGCACCGAGGTCTCTTCCAGCACCTCGCGCGCGATGCCTTCCTGCGGCGTCTCGCCGGCCTCCATGAAGCCGGTGATCAGCGCGAACATGCGGCCCGTCCAGGCCGCGTTGCGCGCCAGCAGGATCTGCCCGCCCTGGTCGGCCATCTCGATGACGGCGGCGAGCACCGGCGTCGGGTTGTTCCAGTGCGTCCACTCGCAGGCCGGGCAGCGCAGCCGCTCCTTGGGGCCGCCGTCTTCCTCGCGGGCCAGCCACTGCAGCGGCGTCGCGCAGGCGGGGCAGAAACGGAAGGCGGGCGGAGCGCCGCTCATGCCGGGAAGACCCCGGTGGACAGATAACGGTCGCCACGGTCGCAGACGATGAACACGATGGTCGCGTTCTCCACCTGCCGTGCCACCTGCAGCGCCACCCAGCAGGCGCCGGCGGCCGAGATGCCGGCGAACAGACCCTCCTCGCGCGCCAGTCGCCGCGCCATCTCCTCGGCATCGGCCTGGCTCACCGACACCGTCTCGTCGACCCAGACCGGGTCGTAGATCTTCGGCAGGTATTCCTGCGGCCACTTGCGGATGCCCGGGATGCGCGAGCCTTCGCTGGGCTGGGCGCCGATCACGCGCACGTCGCCGTTGCGCTCTTTCAGGTAGCGCGAGGTGCCGGTGATGCTGCCGGTGGTGCCCATGGCGCTGACGAAGTGGGTGACGCGCCCGTTCGTGTCGCGCCAGATCTCCGGGCCGGTGGTCTCGTAGTGCACGCGCGGGTTGTCGGGGTTGGCGAACTGGTCGAGCACGCGGCCCTTGCCGTCCTTCTGCATCTGCTCGGCCAGGTCGCGCGCGTACTCCATGCCGCCCGAGCGCGGCGTGAGGATCAGCTCGGCGCCGAAGGCCTTCATGGTCTGCGCACGCTCGATCGAGAGGTCCTCCGGCATGATCAGCAGCATGCGGTAGCCGCGCATCGCGGCAGCCATCGCCAGCGCAATGCCGGTGTTGCCCGAGGTGGCCTCGATCAGCGTGTCGCCCGGCTTGATCTCGCCGCGCTCCTCGGCGCGGCGGATCATGCTGATGGCCGGGCGGTCCTTCACCGAGCCGGCCGGGTTGTTGCCCTCGAGCTTGCCCAGGATGACGTTGCCGCGGCGCTCGTTGTCGGCACCGGGCACGCGCACGAGGCGCACCAGCGGGGTGTTGCCGATCACGTCTTCCAGCGTCGGATAGCGGGGTGCAGCGTGGCTCATCGTTCCTCCTCGCGGCCATTGTCGCAGGGCCGCCCGCGCCCCGCAGGGCGCGTGACATAATCCGGCCCCTCCAAGGCCTACCCAGCGCCCGCACCTGCCGGAGTGGCGAAATCGGTAGACGCAGCAGACTCAAAATCTGCCGAGGGCAACCTCGTACCGGTTCGATTCCGGTCTCCGGCACCACCTCCTCCAACCATGCCCGCACTGCCGCCCGTCACCCAAGCGCTGCTGCTCATCAACGTAGCCTTGTTCGCGGCCGATGCGCTGCTGGGGCACCTGCTCAGCGCGCTGTTCGCGCTGTGGCCGATCGGGCCGAACTTCATGCCCTGGCAGGTGGTGACCTACGCATTCCTGCACGGCGACTTCTTCCACCTGTTCTTCAACATGCTGGGGCTGTGGATGTTCGGCGCCGAACTCGAGCGCATCTGGGGCACCAAGCGCTTCATCCAGTTCTATGCCGCCAGCGTGCTGACCGCGGCGCTGTGCCAGTTGCTGGTCAACGCCCTGCTCGACTCGCGAGTCCCCACCGTGGGCGCCTCGGGCGGCTTGTTCGGCCTGCTGCTGGCCTTCGGCATGATGTTCCCGAACCGAATCATCATGCCGCTGTTCCCGCCGATCCCGATGAAGGCCAAGGTCTTCGTCGCCGTGTTCGGTGGCCTGGAACTGTTCTTCGGCGTGACCGGCACACAGTCGGGCGTGGCGCACTTCGCCCACCTCGGCGGCATGCTCGGCGGCTTCCTGATGATCCGCTACTGGCGCGGCCAGTCGCCGTTCGGCCGGCGCTGAGCGTTCGGCGCGGGGCCGCTTACGGCCCTTTACGGAAGTTCGACGACTGCTGTGCGGGTTGCGTTGGGCGCGTCAAAGGCACGCCCGGGCAGGCTACGGCGCTTCGCCTCGGCGGTCGGTGCTGCGCACCGACTCCCCTGCGATGCTCGGTCTCATGGCCCCGTCGCCGAACTCACTCCGCGACCTGCGGTCGCTGCGTTCGGACAGCGTCGACGAGTCAGAAGACGAAGCGCGCTGCGCGCGCGGCCACGAGCCCTCCGCTTCTCGGCACCTCAGAGGCGCGCCTTCGCCTGCCCGGGCGCGCCTTTGCTGAACCAGCGGTGGAATGCGGTCCGAGCAGAACCACGGGAGGACTTCGCGGCAGGCGCTGCCCGCGGGGGGCGATTTCTGTGGCGACGAGAAGCGCAGCACCGGGGTCGGCGCGCGAGAGCGCGCTTCGTGAACTGACTTGCCGCGGCTGTCTGAACGTAGCGACTGCAGGGAGCGTAGTGAGTTCGGCGGCACGACCCCGGGGCGAGCATCGCAGTGGAGTCGGCCTGCAAGGCCGACCGCCACAGCATGAGCCCCCCGCGGGCAGCGCCTGCCGCGATGCTCGAACGAAGCACGAAGCGGGCATCCCCGAACTTCCGCAACGGGCCGCAAGCGCCTTCTGACCAGCCTCGCGGCGCCTTCGCTTCGGTCTGAGCGATCGATCGACTTCCCGCAAAGCCCCTGGGCTTTGCACGGTCGGCGCGAAGGATCATGCTGCGGGAAACCGTCGTCCGCTGGAGTTCGCCATGGCCTTCCTGCCGCTGTGCCGCCTCGCCCTCGCCTCGCTGGTGGCCCTGCTGGCCAGTCTGTCGCCACCGGCGGCCGCACAGCCGCCGACGGAGGCTTCGGCCGGCGACGCACAGGCTCGGGCCGAAGCGCTGGATCGAGCGAGGTCGGCGATGGTGGCCGTCTTCAGCGAGGCCGTCGACGAGGCCGGCTCCATCGCCACGCTGGGCGCGCTGCGCCGCGGCTCGGGCGTGGTGATCGGCGACGACGGCCTGGTGCTGACGATCGGCTATCTCATCCTCGAAGCCGAACGGGTCGACCTGGTCGTCGAGGGTTCGCGGCGCGTGCCGGCCCGCGTGGTGGCCTACGACCTGGCCTCCGGTTTCGGATTGCTGCAGGCGCTAGCGCCGCTGCGCGTGGCGCCGGTCGCGCTCGGCCGCTCGAGCGGCATGAGCAGCGACGAGCCGCTGATGGTGGCCAGCGGCGGCGCCGAGGGCGAGCTGAGCCTGGCGCGTCTGGTGTCGCAGCGTGCCTTCTCCGGCTACTGGGAGTACCACATCGACACGGCACTGTTCACCGTGCCGCCACGCACCGACCACAGTGGCGCAGGCCTGTTCAATCTCGACGGCGAGTTGCTGGGCATCGGCTCGCTGGTCGTCGCCGACGCCATGGGCCCGGGCGCGGGCCGGCTGCCGGGCAACATGTTCGTTCCGGTCGACTTGCTCAAGCCCATCCTTGCCGAGATGCGCGCGCGTGGCGCGTCGCGGGGCAGCACGCGCGCGTGGCTGGGCCTGAACTGCGCCGAGAGCGAAGGCGAGGTGCGCGTGTTGCGCGTCACCCGCGAGAGCCCGGCCGAATTGGCCGGCGTGCAGCCGGGCGACCGCATCCTGCGCATCGACGGCGCCGAGGTTGGCGCGCTCGAGACGCTCTACAAGACACTGTGGCGCGACGGCGCCGAGCGCGACGTGCTGCTGACCATCCGCCGTGGCGGCGAGGTCCAGACGCTCACCGTGCACGCGCTCGACCGCATGAAGACCCTGCGAACGCCGCAGGGCATCTGATCCTGGCGCGCCAGGATCAGGCCAGCAACCCGGTGTGCGCCGTCGGGTAGCGCAGCTTCAGGCGCAGCTCGCGCTTGAGCCGCCGGTTGTCGAGCCGGCGCGATTCGCTCATGAAGCTCAGCAGCATCGGCGAAAGCTGTTCGCGCGCCTGCTCGCGCGTGATGCGCGGCGGCTTCGGCAACCCGCACAGCCCGGCGGCGAGGTCGAAGTAGTCGCCCATCTTCAGCTCGGTGTCGTCGCTCGCGTGCACGATGCGCTGCGGCATCCCGCGGTACAGCGCGGCCACGCAGGCACGCGCCAGGTCGTCGGCGTGGATGTGGTTGGTGTAGACGTCGTCCTGCGGCGCCAGCGCCGGCGTGCCGCGCGCCAGGCGCTCGCGCGGGTGGCCTCCTGCGCGGTCGCCTGCGTAGATGCCGGGGATGCGCAGCACTGTCAGGCAGGTGCCGAAGGCACGTCCGTGCCAGCGCAGCCGTTGCTCCGCATCGACGCGGCGCCGCGCGCGGTCGGTCGCCGGCGCGACGGCACGCGTCTCGTCGATGAAGGCGCCACCGCAGTCGCCGTAGACGCCGCTGGTGCTGCCGTAGACGATGCGCCGCACGACACCGCGCCGCGCCAGCGCCTGCAGCAGGTGCGCCGTGCGCGGGTCGCTCGCGCCCTGCAGCGGGGGCGGCGCGAGGTGCAGCACGGCGTCGGCCAGGCCGGCGGCTCGCTGCAGCGTGGCCGGCTGGTCGAGGTCGGCCACCAGCGGCACGATGCCCGCGGCGCGCAGTTCGGCACAGCGCGCCGGGCTGGAGGTGATGCCGATCAGGCGCCAGCGGTCGCGCAGGAGCTTCGCCACGCGCAGGCCGACGTCGCCGCAGCCAACGATCAGCAGGGTCGGTCGCCGACGGTGCACAGGGGAGGTACAGGCCAGGGTCATGGGGCTGCGGGCACAATTCGTGGTTTCGCTCTCGCACCGAGTCTAAGACCCGCACCATGTCCTTCACCGTGACCGTGCAGCCCAGCGGCCGCAGCTTCTCCGTCGAACGCGACGAACCCATCCTCTACGCCGCCATCCGCCAGGGCATCGGCCTGCCCTACGGTTGCAAGGACGGCGCCTGCGGCTCCTGCAAGTGCAGGCTGCTCGAAGGCCGCGTGATCCACGGCGTGCACCAGGCGAAGGCACTGTCGCACGAGGAAGAAGCCGCCGGCTTCACGCTGACCTGCTGCGCGGCAGCGCAGACCAACGTGGTCATCGAGGCGCGCACGGTGCCGGGCGCCGGCGAGTTCCCGGTGCGCAAGATGCCGGTGCGGGTGATGGCCAAGGCACGGCCGGCGCCCGACGTCGCGGTGCTGACGATGCAGCTGCCCGCCAACGACCCGCTGCGCTACCACGCCGGCCAGTACGTCGAGTTCATCCTGCGCGACAACGCGCGGCGCAGCTACTCGATGGCCAACGCGCCGCACACCCAGACCGACAAGCCCTTCATCGAGCTGCACATCCGCCACATGCCCGGCGGCAAGTTCACCGACCACGTGTTCGGCGCGATGAAGGAGAAGGAGATCCTGCGCATCGAAGGCCCCTTCGGCAGCTTCTTCCTGCGCGAAGACAGCGACAAGCCGATCGTGCTGCTGGCCAGCGGCACCGGCTTTGCGCCGATCAAGGCGATCGTCGAGCACATGGAACACAAGGGCCTCACGCGGCCGGCGGTGCTGTACTGGGGCTGCCGCAGCCGGGCCGACCTCTACCTGCACGACTGGGCGCTACAGGCCGCGGCGCGGCTGCCGAACCTGCGCTACGTGCCGGTGCTCTCGGAGCCGAAGCCGGAAGACGCCTGGACGGGCCGCACCGGTTTCGTCCACCAGGCGGTGATGGCCGACCTGCCGGATCTCTCGGGTCACCAGGTCTATGCCTGCGGCGCGCCGGTGATGGTGGACTCGGCGCAGCATGATTTCGTCGAACGCTGCGGCCTGCCGGCCGACGAGTTCTACGCGGACAGTTTCACTTCGGAGTTGGACAAGCATGGCAAGACGGCGTGAGATCCTGACCCTCGGCCTGGCGACAGTCGCCGCACCGGCCTTCGCGCAGAGTGCGAAGCCGATCCGCCTGATCGTGCCCTACCCGCCCGGCGGGCCGCTGGACATCGTCGCGCGCGCGCTGGCCGACAAGGTCAGGGACAGCCTGGGCACCGTGGTCGTCGAGAACAAGCCGGGCGCCGGCGGCAACCTCGGCGCCGACCTCGCTGCCAAGGCCGCACCCGACGGATCGACCATCGTGATGGGGGCGGTGGCCACGCACGCCATCAATCCCTGGCTGTACACGAAGATGCCCTACGACGCGCTGCGCGACTTCACGCCAATCACCGGCGTGGCACAGGTGCCTAACGTGCTGGTGATGAACCCGGAAGCGGCCGACAAGCTGGGCGTGAAGAGCGTCGCCGACCTGGTCGCCTACGCGAAGAAGAACCCCGGCAAGCTGAACTACGGCTCGGGAGGCAACGGCAGCGCCGGGCACCTGGCCGGCGAGATGTTCAAGGCGCAGGCCGGCGTGTTCATGGTCCACATCCCCTACGCCGGCGCCAACCCGGCGCAGCTCGCGCTGCTGTCGGGCCAGGTCGACCTGAACTTCGACAACCTCGCCGCCGCCTCGGCCAACATCAAGGCCGGCAAGCTGCGCGCTCTGGCGCTGACCACCGCGAAGCGCTCGGCCACGGTGCCCGAGCTGCGGACCATCGCCGAGAGCGGCGGCGCGCTGGCCGGCTTCGACATCCACACCTGGTTCGGCCTGTTCGGCCCGGCCAGGCTGCCGGCCGATGTGACCATGAAGCTGAACAAGGCCTTCGTCGAGGCGCTCGCCTCGCCCGAGCTGAAGGCCCGGCTGGCCACGCTGCTGGCCGAGCCGATGGGCAGCTCGCCGGAAGCCTTTGCCGCCTTCGTCAAGGCGGAGAACGTCAAGTACGAGAAGGTCGTGAAGGCCAGCGGCGCGAAGGTGGAGTAGCGGTCACTCGCCCAGGTAGGCGGCGCGCACGCGCGGGTCGTCGAGCAGCGACTTGGCCTCGCCGCTCATCGTGACCTCGCCCGAGTCCATCACGTAGCCGCGGTTGGCCAGGCCGAGCGCGCGGCTGGCGTTCTGCTCGACCAGCAGGATGGTCGTGCCGCGGCTGTGGATGTCGGCCACCACCTCGAAGATCTTGTCGACCATGATGGGCGACAGGCCCATCGAGGGCTCGTCGAGCAGCAGCACCTTGGGCTTGGCCATCAGCGCGCGGCCCATCGCCAGCATCTGCTGCTCGCCGCCGCTCATCGTGCCGGCGAGCTGGTTGCGGCGCTCCTTCAGGCGCGGGAAGATGGCGAACACCTTCTCGACATCCGATTCGATCTCGTTGTCGTTGCGCACGAAGGCGCCCATCTGCAGGTTCTCGGTGATGGTCATGCGCGCGAAAACGCCGCGACCTTCCGGCACCATCACCAGGCCCTGCTTGACCAGGTCCCACGAGCCCCGGCCCTTGATGCTCTTGCCCAGGTAGCGGATCTCGCCGCCGGCCGGCGGCTGCGTGCCGGTGATGGCCTTCAGCGTGGTCGTCTTGCCCGCGCCGTTGGCGCCGATCAGGCTGACCAGTTCGCCCTCCTTCACCTCGAAGGTGACCCCCTTGACGGCCTGGATGCCGCCGTAGGCGACCTTCAGGCCCTGCACTTCCAGAAGCGTGTTTGCCATGTCTGCCTCAATGCGCCTTGTGACCGGCGCCGAGGTAGGCCTCGATCACCTTCTCGTTGCGTTGCACTTCCGCGGCGTTGCCTTCGGCGATCTGCTTGCCGTAGTCGAGCACGGTCACTCGGTCGCACAGGCCCATCACCAGCTTCACGTCGTGCTCGATGAGCAGGATGGTGCGGCCGTCGTTGCGGATGCGGTCGATCAGCTCGCGCAGCACCACCTTCTCGGTGGCATTCATGCCGGCGGCGGGCTCGTCCAGCGCGATCAGCTTGGGGTCGGTGGCCAGCGCGCGGGCGATCTCCAGGCGCCGCTGGTCGCCGTAGGAGAGCGTGCGCGCCTTGAACTCCGAGTACTTGCCGATGCCCACGTAGTCGAGCAGTTCCTGCGCGCGCTGGGCGATCGCGGCCTCCTCGGCCTTGAACGCGCCGGTGCGGAACACGGCGCCGATCAGCCCGGAGTGGCTGCGCACGTGGCGGCCGACCATCACGTTCTCGAGTGCCGTCATCTCGGCGAACAGGCGGATGTTCTGGAAGGTGCGCGCGATGCCGGCCTTGGCCACGTCGTGCACCGCGGTGGGCTTGTAGGGCGCGCCGCCGAGCTCGAAGGTCCCGGAATCGGGCGTGTACAGGCCGGTGATGACGTTGAAGAAGGTCGTCTTGCCCGCGCCGTTGGGGCCGATCAGGCCATAGACCTGGCCCTTGGTGATGGTGATGCCGACGTCCGACAGGGCCTGCAGGCCGCCGAAGCGCTTGGACACGCCCGCCACTTTCAACACGATGTCGCTCATGGCTGGCTCCTCACTTCACCGTGACCGGGGTGGGCGCGGCCTTGCCGTGCTCGGGCGAGGGCCACAGGCCGCGCGGGCGCGCCAGCATGATGGCGATCATCGCCAGCGCGATCAGCAGCTGGCGCAGGATCGATGCGTCGAGGCGGCCGTCGGTCATCTGCTGCAGCGGCCCGGCGACGTAGCGCAGCACCTCGGGCAGCGCCGCCAGCATCACCGCGCCGACGATCACGCCGGGGATGTGGCCGATGCCGCCGAGCACCACCATCGCGACGATCATCACCGACTCCTGCAGGCTGAAGGCCTCGGGCG
Proteins encoded in this window:
- a CDS encoding CDP-6-deoxy-delta-3,4-glucoseen reductase, producing MSFTVTVQPSGRSFSVERDEPILYAAIRQGIGLPYGCKDGACGSCKCRLLEGRVIHGVHQAKALSHEEEAAGFTLTCCAAAQTNVVIEARTVPGAGEFPVRKMPVRVMAKARPAPDVAVLTMQLPANDPLRYHAGQYVEFILRDNARRSYSMANAPHTQTDKPFIELHIRHMPGGKFTDHVFGAMKEKEILRIEGPFGSFFLREDSDKPIVLLASGTGFAPIKAIVEHMEHKGLTRPAVLYWGCRSRADLYLHDWALQAAARLPNLRYVPVLSEPKPEDAWTGRTGFVHQAVMADLPDLSGHQVYACGAPVMVDSAQHDFVERCGLPADEFYADSFTSELDKHGKTA
- a CDS encoding NUDIX domain-containing protein is translated as MSGAPPAFRFCPACATPLQWLAREEDGGPKERLRCPACEWTHWNNPTPVLAAVIEMADQGGQILLARNAAWTGRMFALITGFMEAGETPQEGIAREVLEETSVQVDAVDLIGVYDFQRMNQVIIAYHVLAHGPIHLSPELAEYRLFPPEAVRCWPAGTGYALADWLRGRGFVPQFIDLPPRPV
- a CDS encoding ABC transporter ATP-binding protein — its product is MSDIVLKVAGVSKRFGGLQALSDVGITITKGQVYGLIGPNGAGKTTFFNVITGLYTPDSGTFELGGAPYKPTAVHDVAKAGIARTFQNIRLFAEMTALENVMVGRHVRSHSGLIGAVFRTGAFKAEEAAIAQRAQELLDYVGIGKYSEFKARTLSYGDQRRLEIARALATDPKLIALDEPAAGMNATEKVVLRELIDRIRNDGRTILLIEHDVKLVMGLCDRVTVLDYGKQIAEGNAAEVQRNEKVIEAYLGAGHKAH
- the galU gene encoding UTP--glucose-1-phosphate uridylyltransferase GalU yields the protein MKVNKAIFPVAGLGTRFLPATKAQPKEMLPVVDKPLIQYAVEEAYAAGVREMIFVTGRHKRPIEDHFDMTFELEVALEQAGKQDLLDVVRSVKPDDMECIYVRQPQALGLGHAVLCGQRLVGNEPFAVLLADDLMVGEKPVLQQMTEAYAEWRTSILAVQEVPAEHTRRYGIVAGNPVNDRMIDIQRIVEKPAPEDAPSRLGVAGRYILTPGVFHEIMNQPRGVGGEIQLTDGIAGLLRREKVFAYRYDGKRYDCGSKEGFLQANVELALAHPLLGPGFREYLKTLKL
- a CDS encoding sulfurtransferase TusA family protein; translation: MDAQKEIDTRGLNCPLPILKAKKALADMKSGDVLKVVATDPGSLRDFQAFARQTGNELVEQSSANDEFIHFLRRR
- a CDS encoding S1C family serine protease, yielding MAFLPLCRLALASLVALLASLSPPAAAQPPTEASAGDAQARAEALDRARSAMVAVFSEAVDEAGSIATLGALRRGSGVVIGDDGLVLTIGYLILEAERVDLVVEGSRRVPARVVAYDLASGFGLLQALAPLRVAPVALGRSSGMSSDEPLMVASGGAEGELSLARLVSQRAFSGYWEYHIDTALFTVPPRTDHSGAGLFNLDGELLGIGSLVVADAMGPGAGRLPGNMFVPVDLLKPILAEMRARGASRGSTRAWLGLNCAESEGEVRVLRVTRESPAELAGVQPGDRILRIDGAEVGALETLYKTLWRDGAERDVLLTIRRGGEVQTLTVHALDRMKTLRTPQGI
- a CDS encoding SDR family oxidoreductase, giving the protein MTLACTSPVHRRRPTLLIVGCGDVGLRVAKLLRDRWRLIGITSSPARCAELRAAGIVPLVADLDQPATLQRAAGLADAVLHLAPPPLQGASDPRTAHLLQALARRGVVRRIVYGSTSGVYGDCGGAFIDETRAVAPATDRARRRVDAEQRLRWHGRAFGTCLTVLRIPGIYAGDRAGGHPRERLARGTPALAPQDDVYTNHIHADDLARACVAALYRGMPQRIVHASDDTELKMGDYFDLAAGLCGLPKPPRITREQAREQLSPMLLSFMSESRRLDNRRLKRELRLKLRYPTAHTGLLA
- a CDS encoding ABC transporter ATP-binding protein yields the protein MANTLLEVQGLKVAYGGIQAVKGVTFEVKEGELVSLIGANGAGKTTTLKAITGTQPPAGGEIRYLGKSIKGRGSWDLVKQGLVMVPEGRGVFARMTITENLQMGAFVRNDNEIESDVEKVFAIFPRLKERRNQLAGTMSGGEQQMLAMGRALMAKPKVLLLDEPSMGLSPIMVDKIFEVVADIHSRGTTILLVEQNASRALGLANRGYVMDSGEVTMSGEAKSLLDDPRVRAAYLGE
- a CDS encoding tripartite tricarboxylate transporter substrate binding protein; amino-acid sequence: MARRREILTLGLATVAAPAFAQSAKPIRLIVPYPPGGPLDIVARALADKVRDSLGTVVVENKPGAGGNLGADLAAKAAPDGSTIVMGAVATHAINPWLYTKMPYDALRDFTPITGVAQVPNVLVMNPEAADKLGVKSVADLVAYAKKNPGKLNYGSGGNGSAGHLAGEMFKAQAGVFMVHIPYAGANPAQLALLSGQVDLNFDNLAAASANIKAGKLRALALTTAKRSATVPELRTIAESGGALAGFDIHTWFGLFGPARLPADVTMKLNKAFVEALASPELKARLATLLAEPMGSSPEAFAAFVKAENVKYEKVVKASGAKVE
- the cysM gene encoding cysteine synthase CysM; this encodes MSHAAPRYPTLEDVIGNTPLVRLVRVPGADNERRGNVILGKLEGNNPAGSVKDRPAISMIRRAEERGEIKPGDTLIEATSGNTGIALAMAAAMRGYRMLLIMPEDLSIERAQTMKAFGAELILTPRSGGMEYARDLAEQMQKDGKGRVLDQFANPDNPRVHYETTGPEIWRDTNGRVTHFVSAMGTTGSITGTSRYLKERNGDVRVIGAQPSEGSRIPGIRKWPQEYLPKIYDPVWVDETVSVSQADAEEMARRLAREEGLFAGISAAGACWVALQVARQVENATIVFIVCDRGDRYLSTGVFPA
- a CDS encoding rhomboid family intramembrane serine protease → MPALPPVTQALLLINVALFAADALLGHLLSALFALWPIGPNFMPWQVVTYAFLHGDFFHLFFNMLGLWMFGAELERIWGTKRFIQFYAASVLTAALCQLLVNALLDSRVPTVGASGGLFGLLLAFGMMFPNRIIMPLFPPIPMKAKVFVAVFGGLELFFGVTGTQSGVAHFAHLGGMLGGFLMIRYWRGQSPFGRR